One genomic segment of Aminivibrio sp. includes these proteins:
- a CDS encoding gamma-glutamyltransferase family protein — protein sequence MFLKKQTVHETSVAENSRIYPLYPCNAFIRICFYAQLANEAMILIALAAFNISSFKRFFLSSVAARLENFNKVVNGGFYVMNFDFYYYPNPSQRIVTISKNGMVAASQPLAAQAGLDAMRKGGNAIDAAIAAAACLTVVEPTSNGIGGDAFAIVWTKGKLFGLNASGYAPKGVSIEAMLKLGYKEIPKHGILSVTVPGIPSAWAALTQRFGILPLKETIKDAVKYAADGYPVSPSVASNWASAKKEYEKYTGDLSFQPWFETFAEGGKTPKAGEIWSSKAHAETLQAIADTNGEIFYRGALAEAIADFSKKHGGFLTVADLAEYRPEWVEPIKIRYRGYDVWEIPPNGQGIVALMALNILQGFEFQADSVETVHRQIEAVKIAFADGFEHITDPAHMTLSYSDLLSAAYAAKRRSLISERAVVHEAGEPYGSGTVYLATADGEGNMVSYIQSNYKGFGSGIVVPNTGIALQNRGWEFSLNPSDRNALKGGKKPYHTIIPGFISRDGKPVGPFGVMGGYMQPQGHLQVVMNLIDFSMNPQAALDAPRWQWMKGKEVKVEPRFPNHVAQALARRGHEIISSLDSNGFGRGQVIIRDPETGILVGGTDPRADCQIAAY from the coding sequence ATGTTTTTGAAAAAACAAACAGTGCATGAAACATCAGTAGCAGAGAATTCCAGAATATACCCACTTTACCCATGCAATGCATTCATAAGAATATGTTTTTATGCTCAATTGGCAAATGAGGCAATGATTTTAATAGCATTAGCAGCATTTAATATTAGCAGCTTTAAAAGATTTTTCCTCTCTTCAGTTGCAGCTCGACTAGAAAATTTTAATAAAGTGGTCAATGGAGGTTTTTATGTCATGAATTTTGATTTTTATTATTACCCCAATCCCTCCCAACGGATCGTTACAATTTCGAAAAATGGTATGGTGGCTGCTTCACAGCCTTTGGCGGCACAGGCAGGTCTTGATGCAATGAGAAAGGGCGGCAACGCGATAGACGCCGCAATTGCTGCTGCGGCCTGTTTAACTGTTGTGGAACCCACTTCGAACGGAATTGGAGGAGACGCTTTCGCCATTGTCTGGACGAAAGGAAAGCTTTTCGGGCTGAATGCGAGCGGTTATGCCCCAAAAGGTGTTTCCATTGAGGCCATGCTCAAACTAGGGTATAAGGAAATACCCAAACACGGAATTCTTTCAGTCACAGTACCGGGAATACCATCCGCCTGGGCTGCCCTTACTCAAAGGTTCGGCATTCTGCCTTTGAAAGAGACAATCAAAGATGCTGTGAAATATGCTGCTGACGGATATCCTGTATCTCCCTCCGTTGCGTCAAATTGGGCTTCAGCTAAAAAAGAGTACGAAAAATATACCGGTGATTTATCCTTCCAGCCCTGGTTTGAGACCTTCGCGGAGGGAGGCAAAACACCGAAAGCCGGAGAGATCTGGTCGTCAAAAGCTCACGCTGAAACGCTACAGGCAATCGCTGATACCAACGGAGAAATTTTCTATAGGGGAGCATTGGCGGAAGCCATAGCAGATTTCTCAAAAAAACACGGAGGATTCTTGACAGTTGCTGATCTGGCTGAATATCGACCGGAATGGGTAGAACCGATAAAAATTCGCTACCGCGGATATGATGTGTGGGAAATACCGCCGAATGGGCAGGGGATAGTCGCGCTTATGGCTCTGAACATTCTCCAGGGATTTGAATTTCAGGCTGACTCTGTTGAAACAGTCCACCGGCAGATAGAAGCAGTCAAAATTGCTTTTGCTGACGGATTTGAGCACATTACGGATCCTGCACATATGACCCTTTCGTATTCGGACCTGCTTTCTGCAGCTTACGCTGCCAAGCGCCGTTCACTTATTTCGGAACGGGCAGTTGTGCACGAAGCAGGTGAACCTTACGGAAGCGGAACAGTTTATCTGGCAACGGCAGATGGCGAAGGAAATATGGTCTCGTACATTCAAAGCAACTACAAAGGTTTCGGTTCAGGAATTGTAGTGCCCAATACAGGAATAGCGCTCCAGAACAGAGGATGGGAGTTCTCTCTCAACCCTTCAGACCGAAATGCTCTTAAAGGAGGGAAAAAGCCATACCACACAATTATCCCCGGGTTCATTTCAAGGGATGGAAAACCTGTGGGACCTTTTGGTGTAATGGGAGGTTACATGCAGCCCCAGGGACATTTGCAGGTTGTCATGAATCTCATAGATTTTTCCATGAACCCCCAGGCTGCGCTCGATGCTCCAAGGTGGCAGTGGATGAAAGGAAAGGAAGTTAAAGTAGAGCCGAGGTTCCCTAACCATGTTGCTCAGGCCTTGGCCCGAAGAGGACATGAAATTATTTCCTCTCTGGATTCAAATGGGTTTGGAAGAGGGCAGGTTATCATACGAGATCCGGAAACAGGAATCCTTGTGGGAGGGACGGATCCAAGAGCTGATTGTCAAA